The window ACCAATGATGACAGTGAGCAGATCTGTTCCCAACTGGAATGCAGCAATCCTGCTGGGGGTAAAGCACATGGGGAGACAGCTACACCTGGAAGGGAACCACCCTGCCCAACAACTACAcctgggagggagggaaccATCCTGTCCAACTACACCTGGAAGGGAACCACCCTGCCCAACCTGCTCCATCTTGGGCTGGGGTCTGACCCGCAGTGAGTGCCCTGAATCACTGGGAAACAGGAAGAGGGGGAGCTGGGTGATATTTTTAAGGCCTCGGAGGTTCCAGGGGCACCAGACAGGGATTTGCTCTGGGTATGGAGATGCCCAAAGTTGGTCTGGTCTGGGGGGACGCTCAGGCAGCTTCCAGCTGTGCTTGGCTGGGGGTCTTGCTGTGTTTCTGGCCACGGGTCTCACAGGGTTTTGCCTGCATGGCATTAactggtgtttggttttgtccagcaccctgctgcaggctgcctgCCTGTGGTGGACAACCACATCTCCTCCAGCCCATCCTGCTGACATCAGGAACACCATGATCTGtgctggtggtgatggtggaCACTCAGGCTGCCAGGTTTGGCTTCAGCATCCTGCTttccccccagcatccccctaACATCCCCATTCCTCCCATCTCACCTGGGTTTCTTGGTCCCACAGGGTGATTGGGGTGGTGGATGGGCAGTACCAGGTCCATGGTGTCACCACCTTTGTGTCCAGCCAGGAACAGACCCAACATCTTCACTCGTGTCCCTGCCTCCATCTCCTGGATATCCAAAGTAAGGAAAcagtggggctgggagggctgggaCCTGGTGCTATCATTGCTCCAGTtctgtccctgctcagctccacccttccctttcttctccttccaggtgattgcccagaactgagcagtgacAGGAGAAGCACCCAGTCCCTGGCTTGGGTGGTGGACATCATCTTCTCTCCCATTTTTGGTCACAGAGGGTTAAAAATCAAAGCTGGTGTCAATAAACTCTGTTCCTCTCTCTAGTGCTGGTGGCTGCTTTTCTCTACATCCCTGCAATCCTCCTCCTTCTAACCTTCAgcatccttttccctttccctcttccaaAGCATCCTTCCAGCTGTGTGTCCCCCCTCCTCCTGGGGCGTCCCGAAAATCATCAGGATAAGGGGGAAATGCTGAAAATCCCCTTCCtgggcagcagggcagctccTTGGGGATGGGGGGCATACAGAGGGATCTAGGGGGATCCAGTCAGGATTTTTCCCTGCCACTAAACTCCATTTCCCTTCCAAAAGCTCCTTTGCCAGGAGGGGTGTAGGATTTGGGGGCTGTTGCCACCTCACCCTGTGCCTGCACCCTGAAGTGTGACTgtgcctggcacaggggctgAAATCCCAGCACCAGAACTGCACCAAAAGCCAAATTTAAACCACAAACCAGACAAGCACACAAGAATTCAGAGGCAGGCAGGGGTTTCCTGTCCCCCCCTGTGTCCCATCCTCTTCGTTGAGGACACAGGGAGCCTTTTTAGGGGGGATGGGGGAGCACCCTTGGGTGCTCGGCggatgctggcagctgccttgCCCCAAACTTCCTCTGGAGCAAACAccaaaccccagagcagagctgtgagcagGAACTCAGATGCAGCCATGGCTGAGGGCAGAACGGGGGGACCTGGGCTCTTCGCCAAGCAAACCCAGAAACACTTCAGCCAGGCACAGGAGAAGGTATGGCACGGTACCCACCCCCTATACAACCCCAAAAATCCCTTCTTTTAGtttattcttccattttattcTACTCCAGCCCCAGAGGGGTGGCAAAACAGGCACTGTTTGGCACCCATGAGTGTTCGTAGAGTGTTGATTTGGTTGATTCTTGGTCAGCATCATTGTTATTCCAAGGCTTTGGGCTTACCAGCATCTTTGTGAAGCCCCTCAAGCTTCTTTAGCAACCCCTGGGTTCTCCAAAAGGGAGATTTTTCCACCAAAAATCCCTTCCAGAGCTTATGGggggctgtgtgctgctggCATGGGGTCCCTGGGACGGGCTGGAGGTGGTGTTGGCATCAGCAGGACCCGGAGCAGGAATTGTCCCAGGAAACACAGTCAGAGCCTGAATTGGCCATAAAGGATGTGAGGGAGAAGGGCTCTGGAAGGAGGCAGAAATGGGGCAATTTGGGGTGgtgtttatttccctttctgccaAAAAAGAAGCCACAAGTCTCATTTTGAAAGCGACACGGAGGCTCCCATCCCCAAACCCACCCACTCCCTGCACTCCCTGGGTTTCCCTGCTGGGGTTTGGTGCTAAATTCAGCTCCTCCATGGCTGTATCAACAAGGCCCAGGCTTTATCCAGGTGAAGCTCTTCCTGGACACCCTAAAGCTCCCTCTGGCATGGCCCTGGCCTTGCCATGCTCCTTTGGCCATCCTCATCCTTAGCCCAGCATCACTGGTTCCTGGTCAGGCAGCATGCAGGGCTTCACTTGCACCCAGTCATGTGCATGGATGTTTTGGGGTAGATAGAGCTGCACCTCTAGGATTTTACTTGTAGCACGATGAATTAGCACCCAAAAAGTCaccattttcctttgaaaaataaaaacaccaagGGTCACACCAAAGTTTTCATCCCCCAGCTAAATCCCTGCTTGGCATCGTCCTCACCAGAtcctcagcatcccccaggAGGGGCTTTCCCTGGGGCCAGCCCTGTGGGTAGCACCCACAATgactttgggctttttttttttacatctctctccttcccaggTTTTGCAAAAATTGGGCAAAATGGTGGAAACCAGAGATGAGCAGTTTGAGCAAAGTGCACCCAACTTCCAGCTGCAACAGGTTGCACGGGGGGAGCGGGAAGGGGGGAACCCACCAACACCATCCCTtggccctgctgcctcctggggtCCCTCCATCCTGTAGAATTCCCCGTGGGATAGCCCTGACCTCACTGTGTTGCTTTGCAGAATGAAGGCACTAAACTCTACAAAGACCTCAAGGCTTTCCTGGGGGCAGTGAAAGGTACAGCCCctgtcccccccaaaaaatttGTCATGAAAACCCTGTGGGCAGCACCAAGGAGGTGGGAGAGGGTTGAGCATCACTATTCTTCCTCACCCAGAATCATAACTTttgaagaaagtaaaattaataataataaaaaataataataaatagcaataataatGTATACCAATATATAACATTTTTTCATCCTGGGTCACAGTGATGCACGAGAGCTCAAGGAAAATGAGCTGGGAGAGGGTCGAGCATCCCTGTACTTCCTCACGCGGAATCATAACTTTTAAGAAAGtaaaactaataataataaaaaaataataaataccaATTAATAATAATGgtatataatattttttcatcctGGGCCACAGTGATGCACGAGAGCTCAAGGAAAATGACTGAAACTCTGCAGGAGATTTACAGCACGGAGTGGGATGGTCACGAGGAGCTGCAAGACATAGCAGCTGTGAGCTCTTTGCCTTCCCCTGCTTCCCCAGGGATCCCCTTGGAGAATTCAGGGATCCAGGGAGAtccctggggatgcagcccagcacGTAGAGCCGGAGGGGAGGTTTGGGGGCGGGGGAAATTCTGGGCATCCCCCCTGTGTTCCTCCCCACAGAGCAATGACCTCCTGTGGGATGACTATGAGGCAAAGCTGGCTGACCAAGCACTGAGGCTGATGGAGAATTACCTGGCTCAATTCAGGGATTTTAAGGTACCCCCCAGATGGGTGGtaaaaggggtgggggggagcagTCAGGCTCCTGTTcaccttttccccccccccatcccaggAACGCATCACCAAGAGGGGCCGTAAGCTGGTGGATTACGACAGCGCCCGACATCACCTGGAAGCTCTGCAAAGTGCCAAGAAAAAGGACAAGGCAAAAATCATCAAGGTCAAAATCTCCCACAGGagccctgccctgcacagcccccCGCCCTCCCGTGTCCCCAACCCTGATGGCCCCTGGTCCCTTTGCACAGGCTGAGGAAGAGTTTAACAAAGCCCAAGTGGTGTTTGAAGAGCTGAATAAGGAGCTTTGGGAGGAGCTGCCGGTTCTCTATGGCAGGTAAGGGGGTGTCATAGGTCTGGGGGAcatggcaggggctgggggacatggcaggggcagggggacaTTATGGGGCTGGGGGACATTATGAGGCTGGGGGACATTGCAGGGACAAGGGGACATTATGGGGCTGGGGCTCCTCCCATGCCCCCAGGGGATGATCCTGCCCAGGAGCTCGTGGCATCCACACAACCGCAGTTTGCTGGCAGCCCCTtccatcccccccccaaaaggGTCCCTGTGAGAAAGCATCAGCTGAGCAAATATCCCATCCTGATGGCACAAACAGACTAAAGAGCTTTAAAGAACAAATCGTATCCTATAGAGCAAGTTGGGCAACAATGAGGATGAGCCTTTATTAATCTGGCTGTCCCAGCACCTCACCTTAAGCACAGGGGACACGCACAACCCTGCTTACAGGATTGGCTGGGTCCCACTATCTCTTTTAGGGAAAAAGAGAGCATTTGTCCCCTGGTTAAATCCCCCACTGTCTTCcgaggggaagaggagaaaggaaatgagggagagagacttcaaggttggaagaaaagcagtagCACAAATTTCATGAAGTAGGAATAGGGAGAGTGAATTACAAAGATGTACAACACAGATAAATATGGAAACTGCCTCCTCAGTTGGTAATCCTGGCTCCACCACACTTGTCCCCcactggactcagcagcagatAGGGCTGCCCAAATGACAGACCACAACAATCTTACAGCAACCAAACTGGTCCTGACTGGCAAGGCAGAAGACCACCTGTCTCCATGAACTCTGTTCTTCTACAGcacagaaacaagaaacagcagcagcagcagcacaaaacaAACAGGCCCCAACCCAGCCAACACACCAGCCAGAAAAGCCCCCAGGGGATTCTTTTCAGACCCATTTCAGACagagcaccatgggaaggaatactgGCATTAGCCCACTTGGGTCACCTGAACCATCCTCTCCAccccaggggcacagctgctccccatccTCACTGCCACATCAGCACCTGAAAGTGCCCTGCCCAGGCACcttcttctcctgctcctctcagaCCAGGACACTCTTGGAGATCAAACGAGCCCAATGAAGCTCGAGGCTCTAACCTGCACCCAAGATAAACACTGCCctcttctgtgaaaaataagagtttaaaattgtagtttattgttttgttgagtgtatctttcaatttaataatgtttgatCAGTTTGTTGAGATAGCACgttgtatcctgttgttttggggtgtatgtttAAGTGTACTTATAAaggagaaaagccagaaaaacaggaggaggggtCGAGTGCAGGGGCCCGTGAAACAGGGACGTCACGTGAAACCATTCCCTACAGCACCAGAGTGAAGCCCGCGAAAcaagaaccagtgctgggagagcctgcaaaatgaaaaccagtgaTAAACTGGtaagagactgaggggaaggggtttatgaaaagtataaaaggaCTGGTTTTACCTTACTGAACTTGCGAGCCGGTGGTGAAGCTGTGGCTTCCCggccgcccagcgtgctgcagcgTGCTGCTTTACTTATATCTCTCTCAGTGAAAAGTTTTCCTGTTGAAACATCAAGTCAGCGTTTTTAACATCCTCTCTTAATAATAACCCTTCCATTTCCACCCTCCAAACACAGTGTTTCTTGCCCTCTTTACAGGTTTGCCCCTGTTCTCTGGGGAGCTTCACCAGAGGAAAAACAGCCAGAGGCCCAAGCCCCCAGTCCTGCTTACAGGGAGCTCACCCAGCACAAAGCTGGCCAGGGCAGCAAAGGTGCTGGCAATGCTCTGGTGTGACAGTCAGGTCCCTTTGCCCATGGGGCCTCCT of the Calypte anna isolate BGI_N300 unplaced genomic scaffold, bCalAnn1_v1.p scaffold_205_arrow_ctg1, whole genome shotgun sequence genome contains:
- the LOC115600288 gene encoding chymotrypsin-like elastase family member 1, coding for MDLCFSKQELSFLDDLMPETKKQQPNDDKNEAKEEEESQKTVEASPESSVQLQLRESRDSKMNFCVVAGEHNPNTNDDSEQICSQLECSNPAGGKAHGETATPGREPPCPTTTPGREGTILSNYTWKGTTLPNLLHLGLGSDPHTLLQAACLWWTTTSPPAHPADIRNTMICAGGDGGHSGCQGDWGGGWAVPGPWCHHLCVQPGTDPTSSLVSLPPSPGYPK
- the LOC115600287 gene encoding bridging integrator 2-like yields the protein MAEGRTGGPGLFAKQTQKHFSQAQEKVLQKLGKMVETRDEQFEQSAPNFQLQQNEGTKLYKDLKAFLGAVKVMHESSRKMTETLQEIYSTEWDGHEELQDIAASNDLLWDDYEAKLADQALRLMENYLAQFRDFKERITKRGRKLVDYDSARHHLEALQSAKKKDKAKIIKAEEEFNKAQVVFEELNKELWEELPVLYGR